A single region of the Opitutus sp. genome encodes:
- a CDS encoding ATP-binding protein: MKTEPEKPDLLKDQLKYLKLGYLLRHHGELTAEAAKARCSHAEFLRRLVQAETQDRQIRALERRIQAARFPVKKTVDQFQWDWPKELNEAQVRHLFELGFVKERTNAVFCGGVGLGKTHLASALGYAACQAGYTVLFTTAVDAINALVTAQSLHRLQAELKRYMTPAVLVLDEVGYLPLDKSGADLLFQIVSQRYERGSLIVTTNKAYKHWAGIFNNDAGITAAILDRLLHRAQTVVIEGKSYRMKDRLADEPAS; the protein is encoded by the coding sequence ATGAAAACAGAACCCGAAAAACCCGATTTATTAAAAGACCAGCTCAAGTATCTGAAACTCGGTTACCTGTTGCGTCACCACGGCGAACTGACCGCCGAGGCGGCCAAGGCGCGCTGTTCGCACGCCGAATTTTTACGCCGACTGGTGCAGGCCGAGACCCAGGACCGCCAGATCCGGGCGCTGGAGCGGCGTATCCAGGCGGCGCGCTTCCCGGTCAAGAAAACCGTCGACCAGTTCCAGTGGGACTGGCCCAAGGAGTTGAACGAAGCGCAGGTGCGGCACCTCTTCGAACTGGGCTTTGTCAAGGAGCGCACCAACGCGGTGTTTTGCGGTGGTGTGGGGCTTGGGAAGACACATCTCGCGAGCGCGTTGGGCTACGCGGCCTGCCAGGCGGGTTACACGGTGCTGTTTACGACGGCGGTGGACGCGATCAACGCTTTGGTCACCGCCCAGTCCCTGCACCGGTTGCAAGCCGAGTTGAAGCGTTACATGACCCCTGCGGTGCTCGTGCTCGATGAGGTCGGCTACCTGCCGCTCGACAAGTCGGGGGCCGACCTGCTCTTCCAGATCGTCAGCCAACGCTACGAACGCGGCTCGCTGATCGTCACCACCAACAAGGCCTACAAACACTGGGCAGGGATCTTTAACAACGACGCTGGCATCACCGCGGCGATCCTGGACCGCCTGCTGCACCGCGCTCAGACCGTCGTCATCGAGGGCAAATCCTACCGCATGAAAGACCGCCTGGCCGACGAACCTGCAAGCTGA
- a CDS encoding IS21 family transposase produces the protein MIDYELYCRIKQAEAAGHSAPQIARSLQLHVQTVRRWQAQEKYVRSQAAQVPRPSKLDVHKPAIARWLEAHPFTAMQLWQKVRERGYTGGYSILKDYVRRVRPRNLEAFLTLKFAPGQTAQVDWGSFGAVEVDGTRRALSFFVMVLGYSRFLHVEFTLGQGQEWWLGCHRRAFEKLGGVPREVMVDNCKTAVLSHVPGTDPVYNAQYLDFARHYGFTIKACGPGHPQSKGMVENAVGYVKKSFLGGRQMNGFTELGPAASLWLETVANVRVHAETQGRPVDRLPEERAALLPLNPVASPAVRTLSVRASRRCRVSIETNRYSVPTKFAGALLTAQIEGAQVRFYADRTLVAEHARSFARRADVENPEHVRELEERKRQGARQRLRLRFLELSPAAPAYQRGLEERRLNAGHHLATIVGLVALYGTEAVGRAIESAHELGAYSSDYILNLLEQRARALPQAGPIHLTRADALAALELELRPPDLSPYTQ, from the coding sequence GTGATCGATTACGAACTGTATTGCCGGATAAAACAGGCGGAGGCGGCCGGTCACAGTGCGCCGCAAATCGCCCGCTCGCTCCAGTTGCACGTGCAGACGGTGAGGCGCTGGCAGGCGCAGGAAAAGTACGTGCGCAGCCAGGCCGCGCAGGTGCCTAGGCCAAGCAAGCTCGACGTGCACAAGCCGGCGATCGCGCGCTGGCTGGAGGCCCATCCGTTCACCGCCATGCAGCTCTGGCAAAAGGTGCGCGAGCGGGGGTACACGGGCGGGTATTCAATTTTGAAAGACTACGTGCGGCGGGTGCGGCCGAGGAACCTGGAGGCGTTTCTTACCCTCAAGTTTGCCCCCGGCCAGACCGCGCAGGTGGACTGGGGCAGTTTTGGCGCGGTGGAGGTGGACGGCACCCGGCGGGCTTTAAGTTTTTTCGTCATGGTTTTGGGGTACAGCCGGTTCCTGCATGTGGAATTTACCCTCGGGCAGGGCCAGGAGTGGTGGCTGGGCTGTCACCGGCGCGCCTTTGAAAAACTCGGCGGGGTGCCGCGCGAGGTGATGGTGGACAACTGCAAGACGGCCGTCCTCTCGCATGTGCCCGGGACCGACCCGGTGTACAACGCCCAGTACCTGGACTTTGCCCGGCACTACGGGTTTACGATAAAAGCGTGCGGGCCGGGGCATCCGCAGTCCAAGGGCATGGTGGAAAACGCGGTGGGTTACGTGAAAAAAAGCTTCCTTGGCGGGCGGCAGATGAACGGGTTTACCGAGCTGGGGCCGGCCGCCAGCTTGTGGCTGGAAACGGTGGCCAACGTGCGCGTTCACGCTGAAACCCAGGGCCGGCCGGTGGACCGGCTGCCCGAGGAGCGCGCTGCGCTCCTGCCGCTTAACCCGGTGGCCAGTCCGGCGGTGCGCACCTTAAGCGTGCGGGCGTCGCGGCGGTGCCGGGTGAGTATCGAAACGAACCGCTACTCGGTGCCCACGAAGTTTGCCGGGGCGCTACTCACCGCGCAGATCGAGGGGGCGCAGGTGAGGTTTTATGCGGACCGCACCCTGGTGGCCGAGCATGCCCGCAGTTTTGCCCGCCGCGCCGATGTGGAAAACCCCGAGCATGTGCGCGAACTCGAGGAGCGCAAACGGCAGGGGGCGCGGCAGCGCCTGCGGCTACGGTTTTTGGAACTGAGCCCGGCGGCACCCGCCTACCAACGGGGGCTGGAGGAGCGCCGGCTCAACGCGGGACACCACCTGGCGACTATCGTGGGTTTGGTGGCCCTGTATGGAACGGAGGCAGTCGGCCGGGCGATCGAAAGCGCCCATGAACTCGGCGCCTACTCCAGCGATTACATCCTCAACTTGCTCGAACAACGCGCGCGGGCCTTGCCGCAAGCCGGGCCGATCCACCTCACCCGCGCCGACGCGTTGGCCGCACTGGAACTCGAACTGCGTCCCCCGGATTTAAGCCCCTATACCCAATGA
- a CDS encoding transposase codes for MARKLRVQFPGALYHVVNRGNYRRDVFESAGAAQAFVTALEEATPAFGWRVHAYVVMRNHYHFVVETPKPNLVSGMHWLQSTLATRFNRLRTERGHLFQGRYHAGLIEDFRVLEHVVDYVHLNPVRAGIVPVENAAQFRWSSLGRLIRGSPFTGLVAGDWLQARFGSDAAAAWPRYLEHLAVSGERESVYFWRLGMHFFFGGSSSP; via the coding sequence ATGGCCAGAAAACTTCGCGTGCAGTTCCCGGGGGCACTTTACCATGTCGTTAATCGAGGTAATTACCGGAGGGATGTGTTTGAATCGGCCGGAGCAGCCCAGGCATTTGTCACCGCGCTGGAAGAGGCCACCCCGGCGTTCGGTTGGCGGGTGCATGCGTATGTCGTGATGCGCAATCACTATCACTTCGTAGTCGAAACGCCCAAGCCGAACCTGGTTTCAGGCATGCACTGGCTACAATCGACCCTCGCCACGCGCTTTAATCGACTCCGCACCGAGCGCGGGCACCTGTTTCAGGGGCGGTATCATGCAGGGCTGATCGAAGATTTTCGCGTCCTCGAACACGTGGTTGACTATGTCCACCTTAACCCGGTGCGCGCAGGCATCGTGCCCGTCGAGAATGCCGCGCAGTTTCGCTGGAGCAGTCTCGGGCGACTTATTCGCGGATCTCCTTTCACCGGACTGGTTGCTGGGGACTGGCTGCAGGCTCGCTTTGGATCGGATGCGGCGGCGGCCTGGCCCCGGTATCTGGAGCATTTGGCTGTGAGCGGCGAGCGGGAAAGCGTCTATTTCTGGCGGTTAGGAATGCACTTCTTCTTCGGTGGATCTTCTTCCCCTTAA
- a CDS encoding sugar-binding protein gives MKSICLLHGSLLVVLGLSQHLELQAGPVPANKPAAYPAWWFERDVIKRLPAAANKSVTDWLTDYPKADDYAAVNQGQLKNIAKRAYEEMGTGLPGGAGSTLEAIWADPAASTDDYRALNLGQLKALAKPFYARLISLGLTTKPVWFDGNASVDNYALANIGQAKNLFSWDITVLPNINRNGIPDAWEYNYLGKMVDDSKFDSNSNGMSNIAEYILGMRPDKGATITTVESLADATQANSAIDVLIFTP, from the coding sequence GTGAAATCTATCTGTTTGTTGCACGGTTCTCTTTTGGTGGTGCTCGGCCTATCCCAGCATCTAGAGCTTCAGGCCGGACCTGTTCCGGCCAACAAACCCGCCGCCTATCCGGCTTGGTGGTTCGAGCGCGACGTCATTAAACGCCTCCCTGCCGCCGCCAACAAATCCGTCACTGATTGGCTGACGGATTACCCTAAGGCCGACGACTATGCCGCTGTTAATCAAGGTCAGCTTAAAAATATCGCCAAACGTGCTTATGAGGAAATGGGCACCGGTCTTCCTGGCGGGGCGGGCTCTACTTTAGAAGCAATCTGGGCTGATCCTGCTGCCAGCACCGACGATTACCGTGCTCTCAACCTCGGCCAACTGAAGGCCTTGGCTAAACCCTTTTACGCACGCCTCATTAGCCTAGGCCTCACGACTAAGCCTGTATGGTTCGACGGCAATGCCAGCGTGGACAACTATGCTTTAGCCAACATCGGACAGGCTAAAAACCTTTTTTCTTGGGATATAACCGTTTTACCCAATATCAATCGCAATGGCATCCCTGATGCGTGGGAGTATAACTATTTGGGTAAAATGGTGGATGACTCCAAGTTTGATTCAAATAGTAACGGAATGAGTAATATTGCGGAATATATACTCGGCATGCGACCGGATAAGGGAGCAACCATCACCACGGTCGAATCGCTCGCCGACGCCACCCAGGCTAATTCCGCAATTGATGTATTAATTTTTACGCCTTAA